A genome region from Streptomyces xanthophaeus includes the following:
- the recG gene encoding ATP-dependent DNA helicase RecG, with protein sequence MEHVPALDEDLKKTLGPATAKVLAEQLGLHTALDLLHHYPRRYAERGELTSLAELADQIDEHVTVVAQVADARILTFNGGRGKRLEVTITDGSGRLQLVFFGAGVHKPHKDLLPGSRAMFAGKVSKFNHKLQLAHPAYEPLGGDASDRDAAAAFAGQLIPIYPACAKLESWKIAKCVDAVLPSAQDAVDPLPPALREGRGLVPLTEALLKIHRPGTKADIEDARQRLKWDEAFVLQVALARRRHADSQLPAVPRRPVPGGLLDSFDAKLPFTLTQGQQTVSKEIFDDLATEHPMHRLLQGEVGSGKTMVALRAMLAVVDSGGQAAMLAPTEVLAQQHHRSITEMMGELAEGGMLGGSDRGTKVVLLTGSMGMPARRQALLDLVTGEAGIVIGTHALIEDKVQFHDLGLVVVDEQHRFGVEQRDALRSKGKQPPHLLVMTATPIPRTVAMTVFGDLETSVLDQLPAGRSPIATHVVPSKDKPHFLARAWERVREEVEKGHQAYVVCPRIGDGEDEPRKTSAEDDGDKRPPLAVVEIAEQLTRGPLAGLAVEVLHGRMDPADKDDVMRRFAAGEVKVLVATTVIEVGVNVPNSTVMVIMDADRFGVSQLHQLRGRVGRGSAPGLCLLVSEMHEASPARARLAAVAATLDGFELSRIDLEQRREGDVLGQAQSGVRSSLRMLAVIEDEEVIAQAREEATRVVAEDPALDHLPGLRTALDALLDTEREQYLEKG encoded by the coding sequence ATGGAACACGTGCCCGCGCTCGACGAAGACCTCAAGAAGACGCTCGGTCCCGCCACCGCCAAGGTGCTGGCCGAGCAGCTCGGCCTGCACACGGCCCTGGACCTGCTCCACCACTACCCGCGGCGGTACGCCGAGCGCGGTGAGCTGACCTCCCTGGCCGAGCTCGCCGACCAGATCGACGAGCACGTGACCGTCGTCGCGCAGGTCGCCGACGCCCGGATCCTGACCTTCAACGGGGGCCGCGGCAAGCGCCTGGAGGTGACCATCACCGACGGCAGCGGCCGCCTCCAGCTGGTCTTCTTCGGCGCCGGCGTCCACAAGCCGCACAAGGACCTGCTGCCCGGCAGCCGCGCGATGTTCGCCGGCAAGGTCTCCAAGTTCAACCACAAGCTCCAGCTCGCGCACCCGGCCTACGAGCCGCTCGGAGGCGACGCCTCCGACCGGGACGCCGCGGCCGCCTTCGCCGGTCAGCTCATCCCGATCTACCCGGCCTGCGCCAAGCTGGAGTCCTGGAAGATCGCCAAGTGCGTGGACGCGGTGCTGCCCAGCGCCCAGGACGCCGTGGACCCGCTGCCGCCCGCCCTGCGCGAGGGCCGCGGACTGGTCCCGCTCACCGAAGCACTGCTGAAGATCCACCGCCCGGGCACCAAGGCCGACATCGAGGACGCCCGCCAGCGCCTCAAGTGGGACGAGGCCTTCGTCCTCCAGGTCGCCCTGGCCCGCCGCCGGCACGCCGACTCCCAGCTCCCGGCCGTCCCGCGCCGCCCGGTCCCCGGCGGCCTGCTCGACTCCTTCGACGCGAAACTGCCCTTCACCCTCACCCAGGGCCAGCAGACCGTCTCGAAGGAGATCTTCGACGACCTGGCCACCGAACACCCCATGCACCGCCTCCTCCAGGGAGAGGTCGGATCGGGCAAGACGATGGTGGCGCTGCGGGCGATGCTCGCCGTCGTGGACAGCGGCGGGCAGGCGGCCATGCTCGCGCCCACCGAGGTGCTCGCCCAGCAGCACCACCGCTCCATCACCGAGATGATGGGCGAACTGGCCGAGGGAGGCATGCTCGGCGGCTCCGACCGGGGCACCAAGGTGGTGCTGCTCACCGGCTCCATGGGGATGCCCGCGCGCCGCCAGGCCCTGCTCGACCTGGTCACCGGCGAGGCCGGGATCGTGATCGGCACGCACGCGCTGATCGAGGACAAGGTGCAGTTCCACGACCTCGGGCTGGTCGTCGTCGACGAACAGCACCGCTTCGGGGTGGAGCAGCGCGACGCGCTGCGGTCCAAGGGGAAGCAGCCCCCGCACCTGCTGGTGATGACGGCGACCCCGATCCCGCGCACGGTCGCCATGACCGTCTTCGGCGACCTGGAGACCTCCGTCCTCGACCAGCTGCCCGCCGGGCGCTCCCCGATCGCGACGCACGTGGTGCCCTCGAAGGACAAGCCGCACTTCCTCGCGCGGGCCTGGGAACGGGTCCGCGAGGAGGTCGAGAAGGGGCACCAGGCGTACGTGGTCTGCCCCCGCATCGGCGACGGGGAGGACGAACCCAGGAAGACGTCCGCCGAGGACGACGGCGACAAGCGGCCGCCGCTCGCGGTCGTGGAGATCGCCGAGCAGCTCACGCGCGGACCGCTGGCCGGGCTGGCCGTCGAGGTGCTGCACGGCCGGATGGACCCGGCCGACAAGGACGACGTCATGCGCCGGTTCGCCGCCGGCGAGGTCAAGGTGCTCGTCGCCACCACCGTCATCGAGGTCGGGGTGAACGTCCCCAACTCCACCGTCATGGTGATCATGGACGCGGACCGGTTCGGCGTCTCCCAGCTCCACCAGCTGCGCGGCCGCGTCGGCCGGGGCTCCGCCCCCGGTCTGTGCCTGCTGGTGAGCGAGATGCACGAGGCCAGCCCCGCCCGGGCCCGGCTGGCCGCCGTCGCCGCCACCCTCGACGGCTTCGAACTCTCCCGGATCGACCTGGAACAGCGCCGCGAGGGCGATGTGCTCGGCCAGGCCCAGTCCGGAGTGCGCTCCTCGCTGCGCATGCTCGCCGTCATCGAGGACGAGGAGGTCATCGCCCAGGCCCGGGAGGAGGCCACCCGCGTCGTCGCCGAGGACCCGGCGCTGGACCACCTGCCGGGCCTGCGGACCGCGCTGGACGCGCTCCTCGACACCGAGCGCGAGCAGTACCTGGAGAAGGGCTGA
- a CDS encoding DUF3515 domain-containing protein — protein sequence MSLHHRPLRVRALSALPASMAVLAAAACSPGGSEARVDPPPTPPAAVAGLCAALHKELPETVAGLARTRTEPESDLTAAWGGSAIVLRCGIPKPPKMLDPKQEGVHVNGVAWLLEKLDEGSGGGFRFTTGLRLAYTEVRVDKEHATDAGMLVGLSTAITATVPEGIASY from the coding sequence ATGTCCCTCCACCACCGGCCCCTGCGTGTCCGCGCCCTGTCCGCCCTGCCCGCCTCGATGGCCGTCCTGGCCGCCGCGGCGTGCTCCCCGGGCGGATCCGAAGCCCGGGTGGACCCACCGCCCACGCCGCCCGCTGCCGTCGCGGGACTCTGTGCGGCACTGCACAAGGAGCTCCCGGAGACGGTGGCCGGCCTGGCGCGGACCAGAACCGAACCGGAGTCCGATCTGACGGCCGCGTGGGGCGGCTCGGCGATCGTACTGCGGTGCGGTATCCCCAAGCCCCCCAAGATGCTCGATCCGAAGCAGGAGGGCGTCCATGTGAACGGAGTGGCCTGGCTGCTGGAAAAGCTCGACGAGGGTTCCGGCGGGGGGTTCCGGTTCACCACCGGGCTGCGGCTGGCCTACACCGAGGTCCGGGTCGACAAGGAGCATGCCACGGACGCGGGGATGCTGGTCGGCCTGTCCACGGCCATCACCGCGACCGTGCCCGAGGGCATCGCCTCCTACTGA
- the rpmB gene encoding 50S ribosomal protein L28, with the protein MAANCDVCAKGPSFGNNISHSHRRTSRRWNPNIQRVRAVVNGTPKRLNACTSCIKAGKVSR; encoded by the coding sequence GTGGCTGCCAACTGCGACGTTTGCGCCAAGGGGCCGAGCTTCGGCAACAACATCTCCCACTCGCACCGCCGCACCTCGCGTCGCTGGAACCCGAACATCCAGCGCGTCCGTGCCGTGGTCAATGGGACGCCGAAGCGCCTCAACGCCTGCACCTCGTGCATCAAGGCCGGCAAGGTCTCGCGCTGA
- a CDS encoding YceD family protein, whose protein sequence is MKAGTALNTRLDHRNPLVFDTHELGRRPGAMQRLSREIAAPADFGLVGVIGVPEGAPVKLSLRLESVMEGVLVTGTARASAVGECVRCLESVERELKADFQEMFSYPDADDRSRSKAEPADDAEDDEDTLFLEDGLFDLEPVLRDVVVLALPMQPVCREDCLGLCPDCGLSLNDDPDHHHDAVDIRWAALQGLVVTDQDGEKDNMSGTASDGVQGAAEKQEK, encoded by the coding sequence GTGAAAGCAGGAACGGCCCTGAATACCCGCCTCGACCACCGCAACCCCCTCGTGTTCGACACGCACGAGCTGGGCCGGCGTCCTGGTGCCATGCAGCGGCTGTCCCGTGAGATCGCGGCACCGGCGGACTTCGGTCTCGTCGGCGTCATCGGAGTGCCGGAAGGCGCCCCGGTGAAGCTCAGCCTCCGCCTGGAGTCGGTCATGGAAGGGGTGCTTGTCACAGGCACCGCCCGTGCGTCGGCCGTAGGGGAGTGCGTAAGGTGTCTGGAGTCCGTCGAGCGCGAGCTCAAGGCGGACTTCCAGGAGATGTTCTCGTACCCTGACGCCGACGACCGGAGCCGCTCCAAGGCGGAACCGGCCGACGACGCCGAGGACGACGAGGACACGCTCTTCCTCGAGGACGGTTTGTTCGACCTCGAACCCGTGCTGCGGGATGTGGTGGTGCTCGCACTGCCCATGCAGCCGGTGTGCCGGGAGGACTGTCTCGGACTGTGCCCCGATTGCGGGCTCAGCCTGAACGACGACCCGGACCACCACCATGACGCCGTCGACATCCGTTGGGCGGCATTGCAAGGACTCGTCGTGACCGATCAGGACGGCGAGAAGGACAACATGAGCGGCACTGCCTCTGACGGAGTTCAGGGCGCCGCCGAGAAGCAGGAGAAGTAG
- a CDS encoding cell division initiation protein: protein MDVQKKLDEIVAAVGGARSMPMSASCVINRAELLEQLEEVRQALPGSLAQAQELIGGREQMVEEARREAERIIDAAHNQRGSLISDTEIARRSQAEADRILEEARREAEEIRAEADDYVDSKLANFEVVLTKTIGSVDRGREKLLGRGPGLDEHGYPDMDAPERSHDPETQRQQADAYVDTKLATFEAVLSKTLEAVGRGRQKLLGRVPTDDLGVHMAAQDAVGGQQSRSASDSDFLAGLAEPEPLQAQAPIPAQAEPVYDTYGYQQPARPAAQQQDAYAYQDPYGGYQQPDPYSTAGGSTGAGYAAHYDAQQPDPYAAYQPQAQQPSLDETSLFDTSMINLDQLRQYEQGR, encoded by the coding sequence ATGGACGTGCAGAAGAAGCTCGACGAGATCGTCGCGGCCGTCGGCGGCGCCCGGTCCATGCCCATGTCGGCCTCCTGCGTGATCAACCGCGCCGAGCTGCTGGAGCAGCTCGAAGAGGTGCGCCAGGCACTGCCCGGCTCGCTCGCGCAGGCTCAGGAGCTCATCGGCGGCCGGGAGCAGATGGTCGAGGAGGCCCGCCGGGAGGCGGAGCGGATCATCGACGCGGCCCACAACCAGCGCGGTTCGCTGATCTCCGACACCGAGATCGCGCGGCGCTCCCAGGCCGAGGCGGACCGGATCCTGGAAGAGGCCCGCCGGGAGGCCGAGGAGATCCGGGCCGAGGCCGACGACTACGTCGACAGCAAGCTCGCGAACTTCGAGGTCGTGCTGACCAAGACCATCGGCTCGGTGGACCGCGGCCGGGAGAAGCTCCTGGGCCGCGGCCCGGGTCTGGACGAGCACGGCTACCCGGACATGGACGCACCCGAGCGCAGCCACGACCCCGAGACGCAGCGGCAGCAGGCGGACGCCTACGTCGACACCAAGCTGGCGACCTTCGAGGCGGTGCTCTCCAAGACCCTGGAGGCCGTGGGCCGCGGCCGGCAGAAGCTCCTGGGCCGGGTCCCCACGGACGACCTGGGTGTGCACATGGCCGCCCAGGACGCGGTGGGCGGACAGCAGTCCCGCTCGGCGAGCGACTCGGACTTCCTGGCGGGACTGGCGGAGCCGGAGCCGCTGCAGGCGCAGGCACCGATCCCGGCGCAGGCGGAGCCCGTGTACGACACGTACGGCTACCAGCAGCCGGCCCGGCCCGCCGCCCAGCAGCAGGACGCGTACGCCTACCAGGACCCGTACGGCGGCTACCAGCAGCCGGACCCGTACTCCACCGCGGGCGGTTCCACCGGAGCGGGCTACGCGGCGCACTACGACGCGCAGCAGCCCGACCCCTACGCCGCGTACCAGCCGCAGGCCCAGCAGCCTTCGCTCGACGAGACCAGCCTCTTCGACACGAGCATGATCAACCTGGACCAGCTGCGTCAGTACGAACAGGGGCGCTAG
- a CDS encoding Lrp/AsnC family transcriptional regulator yields the protein MVQAYILIQTEVGKASFVAESIGQIPGVIQAEDVTGPYDVIVRAQADTVDDLGRMVVAKVQQVEGITRTLTCPVVHL from the coding sequence GTGGTACAGGCGTACATCCTTATCCAGACCGAAGTGGGCAAGGCGTCGTTCGTCGCCGAGTCCATCGGCCAGATCCCGGGGGTGATCCAGGCCGAAGACGTGACGGGCCCGTACGACGTGATCGTGCGCGCCCAGGCCGACACCGTGGACGACCTCGGCCGCATGGTCGTGGCCAAGGTCCAGCAGGTGGAGGGGATCACCCGCACCTTGACCTGCCCGGTGGTCCATCTGTAG
- the rpmF gene encoding 50S ribosomal protein L32 — MAVPKRKMSRSNTRHRRSQWKAAVPTLVSCERCQEPKLQHIACPSCGTYNKRQVLEV; from the coding sequence GTGGCTGTTCCGAAGCGGAAGATGTCGCGCAGCAACACGCGCCACCGCCGGTCGCAGTGGAAGGCTGCGGTCCCCACCCTGGTTTCGTGCGAGCGTTGCCAGGAGCCGAAGCTCCAGCACATTGCGTGCCCGAGCTGCGGCACCTACAACAAGCGCCAGGTCCTCGAGGTCTGA
- a CDS encoding thiamine-phosphate kinase: MKGTVGELGEFGLIRELTSRLTTTPAVRLGPGDDAAVVSAPDRRVVASTDILLEGRHFRRDWSTAYDVGRKAAAQNLADIAAMGAVPTALLLGLVVPAELPVTWPTELMDGIRDECQVAGAAVVGGDVVRGDVITVAITALGDLRNHEPVLRSGAQPGDVVAVTGWLGWSAAGFAVLSRGFRSPRAFVEAHRRPEPPYHAGPAAAGLGATAMTDVSDGLIADLGHIADASKVRIDLRSAAVDIPTQMHDIGQAVGVDPLQWVLTGGEDHAIVATFPPDVKLPARWKVIGEVLNRSALPQVTVDGAPWTSTGGWDHFGADPADQDGAP; the protein is encoded by the coding sequence ATGAAGGGCACTGTCGGCGAGCTGGGGGAGTTCGGGCTGATCAGGGAGCTCACCTCACGGCTCACCACCACCCCGGCGGTCCGGCTCGGGCCGGGCGACGACGCCGCGGTGGTGTCCGCCCCCGACCGGCGGGTCGTGGCGAGCACCGACATCCTGCTGGAGGGCCGGCACTTCCGGCGCGACTGGTCCACGGCCTACGACGTCGGCCGCAAGGCCGCCGCGCAGAACCTCGCCGACATCGCCGCCATGGGCGCGGTGCCGACCGCGCTGCTGCTCGGCCTCGTCGTCCCCGCCGAACTGCCGGTCACCTGGCCCACCGAGCTGATGGACGGGATCCGCGACGAGTGCCAGGTCGCCGGCGCGGCCGTGGTCGGCGGGGACGTCGTCCGCGGGGACGTCATCACCGTCGCCATCACCGCCCTCGGCGACCTGCGCAACCACGAGCCCGTCCTGCGCTCCGGCGCCCAGCCCGGCGACGTCGTCGCCGTCACCGGCTGGCTCGGCTGGTCCGCGGCCGGCTTCGCCGTGCTCTCGCGCGGCTTCCGCTCCCCGCGGGCCTTCGTCGAGGCGCACCGGCGCCCCGAGCCGCCGTACCACGCGGGCCCCGCCGCCGCCGGACTCGGCGCCACCGCCATGACCGACGTCAGCGACGGCCTGATCGCCGACCTCGGGCACATCGCCGACGCCAGCAAGGTACGGATCGACCTGCGCTCGGCCGCCGTCGACATCCCGACCCAGATGCACGACATCGGGCAGGCCGTCGGCGTGGACCCGCTGCAGTGGGTGCTCACCGGGGGAGAGGACCACGCGATCGTGGCGACCTTTCCGCCCGACGTGAAGCTCCCCGCCCGCTGGAAGGTGATCGGCGAGGTGCTCAACCGCTCCGCTCTGCCCCAGGTGACCGTCGACGGCGCGCCCTGGACCAGCACCGGCGGCTGGGACCACTTCGGGGCCGACCCGGCCGACCAGGACGGCGCGCCGTGA
- the rsmD gene encoding 16S rRNA (guanine(966)-N(2))-methyltransferase RsmD, which produces MTRVIAGSAGGRRLAVPPGTGTRPTSDRMREGLFSTWESLHGVGGARVLDLYGGSGAVGLESLSRGAAHTLLVEADAKAAKAIRDNIRTLGLPGAEFRAGKAEQIVAARAAGDPYDIVFLDPPYAVDSAELREILLTLRSNGWITDDALVTVERSTRSGAFPWPEGFEPLRSRKYGEGTLWYGRAAFTSEDS; this is translated from the coding sequence ATGACCCGCGTGATCGCCGGCAGCGCCGGCGGGCGACGGCTGGCCGTGCCCCCCGGCACCGGCACCCGTCCGACCTCGGACCGGATGCGCGAAGGCCTCTTCTCGACCTGGGAGTCGCTGCACGGCGTCGGAGGGGCCCGGGTGCTCGACCTGTACGGCGGCTCCGGTGCCGTCGGCCTGGAATCGCTCTCCCGCGGCGCCGCCCACACCCTGCTCGTCGAGGCCGACGCCAAGGCCGCCAAGGCGATCCGGGACAACATCCGGACGCTGGGCCTGCCCGGCGCGGAGTTCCGCGCGGGCAAGGCCGAGCAGATCGTGGCGGCCAGGGCCGCGGGGGACCCGTACGACATCGTCTTCCTGGATCCGCCGTACGCCGTGGACAGCGCGGAACTGCGGGAGATCCTCCTCACACTCCGGTCCAATGGCTGGATCACGGACGATGCGCTCGTCACCGTGGAGCGCAGCACCAGGAGCGGCGCCTTCCCGTGGCCCGAGGGCTTCGAGCCGCTCCGGTCGCGCAAGTACGGCGAGGGCACCCTTTGGTACGGCCGCGCCGCTTTCACCAGCGAAGACTCATGA
- the coaD gene encoding pantetheine-phosphate adenylyltransferase, whose protein sequence is MRRAVCPGSFDPITNGHLDIIGRASRLYDVVHVAVMINQSKQGLFTVEERIELIREATADYGNIQVEAFHGLLVDFCKQRDIPAIVKGLRAVSDFDYELQMAQMNMGLSGVETLFVPTNPTYSFLSSSLVKEVAAWGGDVAHLLPAHVHAALLERLRNR, encoded by the coding sequence TTGCGCCGCGCCGTCTGTCCGGGGTCCTTCGATCCCATCACCAACGGACACCTCGACATCATCGGACGCGCCTCCAGGCTCTACGACGTCGTGCACGTCGCCGTGATGATCAACCAGTCGAAGCAGGGCCTGTTCACCGTCGAGGAGCGGATCGAGCTGATCCGCGAGGCCACGGCCGACTACGGCAACATCCAGGTCGAGGCCTTCCACGGACTGCTCGTCGACTTCTGCAAGCAGCGGGACATCCCGGCCATCGTCAAGGGCCTGCGCGCGGTCAGCGACTTCGACTACGAGCTCCAGATGGCCCAGATGAACATGGGCCTGTCGGGCGTCGAGACGCTGTTCGTCCCGACCAACCCCACCTACAGCTTCCTGTCCTCCTCGCTGGTCAAGGAGGTCGCGGCCTGGGGCGGCGACGTCGCCCACCTGCTGCCGGCGCACGTCCACGCGGCGCTCCTGGAGCGGCTGCGCAACCGCTGA
- a CDS encoding DAK2 domain-containing protein, with translation MNPGPHKEERPVPHESQPQHPDELDAEAVRTWSSLALAALGRAREDIDAINVYPVADADTGTNLYLTAESADRGLAEVFPEVTDGTGRTSLAEAVRAWAHGALVGARGNSGTILAQLLRGVADVLGDEPAEPAERRQQAGQSPGGLLARALTRAAEEAYAAVAHPVEGTMLTVAGAAARAGEAAGAAAGTAAEVARAAYDGARAALAETPGQLAALGRAGVVDAGGCGLVVVFGALWQALSGQEAAAEPVRGRAVPVPQSPDPCAQEEDGPAYEVIYLLEASEAAVGELRERLDGLGDSLVVVGGDGLWNVHVHVDDPGAAVEAGVVAGRPYRIRITHFGDERRRARGERAQRAVVAVVPGEGLAGLCGEAGATTVLVRPGEPPAVAELLDAVRRAHAREVVLLPGGAELRAVAAAAAEQARAEGVRVAVIPTRSAVQGLAALAVHDPEGSFDEDVVAMTAAAGATRYGELAVAERQSFTSAGICQAGDVLGLIDGDVAVIGSGLAETAEAVLDRMLGSGGELVTLVLGPDVPDAVAERLEAYVQQGHLAVDTVTYRGGRYSAPLLVGVE, from the coding sequence GTGAACCCTGGCCCGCACAAGGAGGAACGCCCGGTGCCGCACGAGTCGCAGCCGCAGCACCCTGACGAGCTCGACGCCGAAGCGGTGCGCACCTGGAGCTCCCTGGCCCTGGCCGCACTGGGCCGGGCCCGCGAGGACATCGACGCGATCAACGTCTACCCGGTCGCCGACGCGGACACCGGCACCAACCTCTACCTCACCGCCGAATCGGCCGACCGCGGCCTCGCCGAGGTCTTCCCCGAGGTGACCGACGGCACAGGGCGGACCTCCCTGGCCGAGGCCGTACGGGCCTGGGCGCACGGAGCCCTGGTCGGGGCCCGCGGGAACTCCGGGACGATCCTGGCGCAGCTGCTGCGCGGAGTGGCCGACGTACTCGGCGACGAGCCGGCCGAACCGGCCGAGCGCCGGCAGCAGGCCGGACAGAGCCCCGGCGGGCTGCTGGCCCGCGCGCTCACCCGGGCCGCGGAGGAGGCGTACGCGGCCGTCGCGCACCCGGTGGAGGGCACCATGCTCACCGTCGCCGGCGCCGCCGCCCGGGCCGGCGAGGCGGCCGGAGCCGCCGCCGGGACCGCGGCCGAGGTGGCCCGGGCCGCGTACGACGGGGCCCGGGCCGCCCTGGCCGAGACCCCCGGGCAGCTCGCCGCGCTGGGCCGGGCCGGAGTGGTCGACGCCGGGGGCTGCGGGCTGGTCGTCGTCTTCGGCGCCCTCTGGCAGGCACTGTCCGGCCAGGAGGCGGCCGCCGAACCCGTACGCGGCCGCGCGGTGCCCGTCCCCCAGTCGCCGGACCCCTGCGCGCAGGAGGAGGACGGGCCCGCGTACGAGGTGATCTACCTGCTGGAGGCCTCCGAGGCGGCCGTCGGCGAGCTGCGCGAACGTCTGGACGGACTCGGGGACTCACTGGTCGTGGTCGGCGGCGACGGACTGTGGAACGTCCACGTCCACGTCGACGACCCCGGCGCGGCCGTGGAGGCCGGAGTCGTGGCCGGACGGCCCTACCGGATACGGATCACCCACTTCGGGGACGAGCGCCGCCGGGCGCGGGGCGAGCGCGCCCAGCGGGCCGTGGTCGCCGTCGTCCCCGGCGAGGGACTGGCCGGGCTGTGCGGCGAGGCGGGAGCGACCACCGTGCTCGTACGCCCCGGGGAGCCGCCGGCCGTGGCCGAACTGCTCGACGCCGTCCGCCGCGCGCACGCCCGCGAGGTGGTGCTGCTGCCGGGCGGCGCCGAACTGCGCGCCGTCGCGGCCGCGGCGGCCGAGCAGGCCCGCGCCGAGGGCGTGCGGGTGGCCGTGATCCCCACCCGCTCCGCGGTCCAGGGCCTGGCCGCCCTCGCCGTGCACGACCCCGAGGGCAGCTTCGACGAGGACGTGGTCGCCATGACGGCGGCGGCCGGCGCCACCCGGTACGGGGAACTGGCCGTCGCCGAACGGCAGTCCTTCACCTCGGCCGGCATCTGCCAGGCCGGCGACGTGCTCGGCCTCATCGACGGGGACGTCGCGGTGATCGGCTCGGGCCTGGCCGAGACCGCCGAGGCCGTCCTGGACCGGATGCTGGGCTCCGGCGGCGAACTCGTCACCCTGGTCCTGGGACCCGACGTACCGGACGCCGTCGCCGAGCGCCTGGAGGCCTACGTCCAGCAGGGCCACCTCGCCGTGGACACCGTCACCTACCGGGGCGGCCGGTACTCGGCGCCGCTCCTGGTCGGGGTGGAATAG
- the thiD gene encoding bifunctional hydroxymethylpyrimidine kinase/phosphomethylpyrimidine kinase translates to MSSAPPLCLTVAGSDSGGGAGIQADLKTMLALGVHGMSVVTAVTAQNSLGVRGVWELPAEAVTAQYRAVVDDIGVQAVKTGMLSSAALVETVAALLADTRAPAVVDPVGVSKHGDALLAASALDAVRKELLPRATVATPNLDEVAQLTGVVVETEDDMRRAADAVLGHGPRWALIKGGHLAAHGDEAVDLLTDGTEERWLRAPRHDNRHTHGTGCTLASAIAAGLARGLTVPEAVTAAKEYVTGAIAAGFALGGGIGPVDHAWQWR, encoded by the coding sequence GTGAGCTCCGCCCCGCCGCTGTGCCTGACCGTCGCCGGATCCGACTCCGGCGGCGGCGCGGGCATCCAGGCCGACCTCAAGACCATGCTGGCGCTCGGGGTCCACGGCATGAGCGTGGTGACCGCCGTGACGGCGCAGAACTCGCTCGGGGTACGGGGAGTCTGGGAACTGCCCGCCGAGGCCGTCACGGCCCAGTACCGGGCCGTCGTGGACGACATCGGGGTCCAGGCGGTGAAGACCGGGATGCTCTCCTCCGCCGCCCTGGTGGAGACGGTGGCCGCGCTCCTGGCGGACACCCGGGCCCCGGCCGTCGTCGACCCCGTCGGGGTCTCCAAGCACGGGGACGCGCTGCTCGCCGCCTCCGCGCTGGACGCCGTGCGCAAGGAGCTGCTGCCGCGGGCCACGGTGGCCACCCCGAACCTGGACGAGGTGGCCCAGCTCACGGGTGTGGTGGTGGAGACCGAGGACGACATGCGGCGGGCCGCCGACGCGGTCCTCGGCCACGGGCCGCGGTGGGCGCTGATCAAGGGCGGACACCTCGCGGCGCACGGCGACGAGGCGGTGGACCTGCTCACCGACGGCACCGAGGAGCGGTGGCTGCGTGCCCCGCGTCACGACAACCGGCACACCCACGGCACCGGCTGCACCCTCGCCAGCGCGATCGCGGCGGGCCTGGCCAGGGGACTGACCGTCCCGGAGGCCGTCACGGCCGCCAAGGAGTACGTCACGGGCGCCATCGCCGCCGGCTTCGCGCTCGGCGGGGGCATCGGCCCGGTGGATCACGCCTGGCAGTGGCGCTGA